CTCTGGTACCGGAGGTAGTGGAGCGAATTATCGAGATTGAACGTCCTGATGCTTTGCTTCCTACTCTGGGAGGGCAGACGGCGCTCAATATCACCGTGCAACTTGAAGAGCGAGGGGTCCTGCAAAAGTTTGGAATCAAAGTGTTGGGTGCTTCGCCAGAAGCCATCCGTAAAGCTGAAGACCGGAAACTCTTTAAGGAATCGATGCTCAAAGTGGGGATCGAGGTAC
The genomic region above belongs to Atribacterota bacterium and contains:
- the carB gene encoding carbamoyl phosphate synthase large subunit (four CarB-CarA dimers form the carbamoyl phosphate synthetase holoenzyme that catalyzes the production of carbamoyl phosphate; CarB is responsible for the amidotransferase activity), whose protein sequence is MPKREDIRKILVIGSGPIVIGQACEFDYSGTQGCKALRSEGYEVVLVNSNPATIMTDPEMANRTYIEPLVPEVVERIIEIERPDALLPTLGGQTALNITVQLEERGVLQKFGIKVLGASPEAIRKAEDRKLFKESMLKVGIEV